In the genome of Hippoglossus hippoglossus isolate fHipHip1 chromosome 12, fHipHip1.pri, whole genome shotgun sequence, one region contains:
- the naa25 gene encoding N-alpha-acetyltransferase 25, NatB auxiliary subunit isoform X1: MAARGHVQDPNDRRLRPIYDYLDNGNNKMAIQQADKLLKKHKDLHCAKVLKAIGLQRTGKQDEAFTLAQEVATLEPTDDNSLQALTILYREMHRPELVTKLYEAAVKKVPLSEEYHSHLFMAYARVGEYKKMQQAGMALYKIVPKNPYYFWSVMSLVMQAISAQDEKLAQTMFLPLAERMVEKMVKEEKIEAEAEVQLYFMILQRLGKCVEALEVIRGPLGEKLTSELQSRETKCMMLYQRLQQWPECNALAHKLLLKNPDDWQFYPAYFDSLFHLIDQTWSPPEEGEHCSEGAVHHTVAEVVRFVEQRIKGEDGKDSRSLRGPYLARLELMHRLRERGCPEESQLGDPLELMVQFFGKFGDKPCCITDLQIYLHLLSSEHRVQFINRLSEAVPLREQGEEGFTFPEDTKALQRHLCVCQLSRALGLQHSLDVDGKLRLITELKAHYRHGLKFGKNALKTELQFSDMYCLMAAHVYIDLWKETGDENMVWQCLGMLQEGLSNSSSNAQFKLLLLLLFCHLGAFEPVVDLYSSLDAKHVQHDTIGFLLTRYAGSLGQFAAASQSCNFSLRFFHSNQKDTSEYIIQAYKYGAFEKIPEFIALRNRLNQSLHFAQVRTERMLLDLFLEADIVLSLEESVKAMSLSAEEDDIPWDNMRDNRDLTVFTSWDPKERKLTDEHRRRSVEEESVWLRYRSLTLRLLAHLAGLAHAPSQKNSEIATENGVSDKSSILSSLLSQLNQTLQTAAQLAEKHIQYPLLGPPSTRLAPALSNGSCQCQAAALQLSVNLQELETVGLDESLELQTQICNSFKSLVVQLQEILNKCKGDLLEMKDSTLKTWPSLLENLIFFVETVCIVLWMASYCAKILRPLKTSLQKKKKKKKDTNTAQPLVVCGFQELSGSLQDLLTEALEHIKGQETGITALKLASLTLEGYKQDEASFMKDAMDKVQSSYLRSLQEVGDLLKKRAETIKSLKI, from the exons ATGGCGGCGAGAGGCCATGTGCAGGACCCCAACGACAGGAGACTCAGACCCATATACG ATTACCTTGATAATGGCAACAATAAAATGGCAATACAGCAGGCGGATAAACTGCTGAAGAAACATAAGGACCTGCACTGTGCCAAG GTTCTGAAGGCTATCGGCCTTCAGAGGACCGGAAAGCAGGATGAAGCTTTCACTTTGGCCCAGGAGGTGGCCACCCTGGAGCCCACTGATGACAACTCACTACAAGCCCTGACTATACTGTACAGAGAGATGCATCGTC CGGAGTTGGTCACCAAGCTGTACGAAGCTGCAGTGAAGAAGGTTCCTCTCAGCGAGGAGTATCACTCTCACCTCTTCATGGCGTACGCTCGTGTCGGGGAGTACAAGAAGATGCAGCAG GCAGGAATGGCCTTGTATAAAATTGTCCCCAAGAATCCCTATTACTTCTGGTCTGTCATGAGTCTGGTGATGCAG GCCATCTCCGCACAAGATGAAAAACTTGCCCAAACCATGTTCCTGCCTCTGGCTGAGCGCATGGTGGAGAAAATGGTAAAAGAAGAGAAGATTGAAGCAGAAGCAGAG GTGCAACTGTATTTTATGATCCTGCAGCGCTTGGGGAAGTGTGTAGAGGCTCTCGAAGTGATCAGGGGCCCACTTGGGG AGAAGCTGACCAGtgagctgcagagcagagaaacCAAGTGTATGATGCTGTACCAGCGACTACAACAGTGGCCAGAGTGCAACGCCTTGGCCCACAAGCTACTACTCAAAAA tcCCGATGATTGGCAGTTTTATCCCGCCTACTTTGACTCTCTCTTCCACCTCATCGACCAGACGTGGAGTCCGCCAGAAGAAGGCGAACA CTGTTCAGAGGGTGCGGTACATCACACTGTGGCTGAAGTGGTGAGGTTTGTGGAACAGAGAATTAAGGGGGAGGACGGCAAAGACTCTCGTTCGCTCAGAGGGCCGTATTTAGCTCGGCTTGAATTAATGCACAGACtcagagaaagaggctgtcCAGAGGAAAGCCAGCTCG GTGATCCTTTAGAGCTAATGGTGCAGTTCTTTGGGAAGTTTGGAGACAAACCCTGCTGCATCACCGACCTACAGATATATCTACACCTGCTCTCTTCTGAACACCGCGTTCAG TTCATTAACCGTCTGAGTGAAGCGGTTCCCCTcagggagcagggagaggagggattCACTTTTCCAGAGGATACCAAAGCGCTGCAGaggcatttgtgtgtgtgtcagctgagcCGAGCACTTGGGCTGCAACACAGTCTCGACGTGGATGGAAAACTGCGGCTTATCACGGAACTCAAGGCTCACTATCGTCACGGCCTCAAGTTTG GGAAGAACGCTCTGAAGACGGAGCTGCAGTTTTCCGATATGTATTGTCTCATGGCAGCTCACGTATACATTGACCTTTGGAAGGAGACTG gggaTGAGAACATGGTGTGGCAGTGTTTGGGTATGCTCCAGGAGGGCCTGTCTAACAGTTCCTCAAACGCCCAGTTCAAgttgctgctcctgctcctcttctgtCACCTGGGAGCCTTTGAGCCTGTAGTGGACCTTTACTCCAGCCTGGATGCCAAGCATGTCCAGCATGACACGATAGG GTTTCTGTTAACACGTTATGCTGGGTCATTGGGGCAGTTTGCAGCAGCCTCCCAGTCCTGCAATTTCTCCCTCAGGTTTTTCCACTCTAATCAGAAAGAT ACCTCAGAGTACATCATCCAGGCGTATAAGTATGGCGCGTTTGAGAAAATCCCAGAGTTCATCGCCCTCAGGAACAGGTTGAATCAATCTCTGCACTTTGCCCAAGTCCGCACTGAGAGGATGCTGCTGGACCTGTTCCTCGAGGCTGATAT TGTGTTGAGTCTGGAGGAAAGTGTGAAGGCCATGTCTTTGTCTGCAGAGGAGGATGACATCCCCTGGGATAATATGAGGGACAACAGAGACCTTACTGTTTTTACCAGCTGGGACCCCAAGGAGAG AAAGCTAACTGACGAGCATCGGCGTCGGTCGGTAGAAGAAGAGTCCGTGTGGCTGAGGTATCGTTCTCTAACACTTCGCCTCCTCGCCCATTTGGCTGGTCTGGCACACGCACCCTCGCAAAAAAACTCAGAGATAGCCACCGAGAACGGAGTCAGTGACAAGAGCTCGATTCTCAGCAGCCTGCTCTCCCAGCTCAATCAGACTCTGCAGACAGCCGCTCAGTTGGCAGAGAAACACATCCAG TATCCACTCCTGGGACCACCCTCCACCCGCCTGGCCCCAGCTCTGTCCAATGGAAGCTGCCAGTGTCAGGCTGCAGCCCTCCAGCTGTCTGTGAACCTACAGGAGCTGGAGACTGTCGGACTTG ATGAGTCGCTGGAGCTTCAAACCCAGATCTGTAACAGTTTCAAATCATTAGTGGTACAGCTACAAG aaatactgaataaatgcaAAGGGGATTTATTGGAAATGAAAGACAGCACATTGAAAACCTGGCCCTCCTTATTAGAAAACCTTATCTTCTTTGTCGAG ACGGTGTGCATAGTTTTGTGGATGGCTAGTTACTGTGCCAAGATCCTCCGACCACTCAAAACTAGTctacagaagaagaaaaagaagaaaaaggacacaaacacagctcag CCACTGGTGGTGTGTGGGTTCCAGGAGCTGTCGGGGAGCTTGCAGGACCTGCTTACTGAGGCTTTGGAGCATATAAAGGGGCAAGAGACTGGCATCACAGCCCTTAAATTAGCCAGTTTAACCTTGGAAGGATACAAACAG GATGAGGCGTCGTTTATGAAGGATGCTATGGACAAGGTGCAGAGCAGCTACCTGCGCTCGCTACAGGAGGTGGGAGATCTGCTCAAAAAGAGAGCAGAAACTATAAAGAGCCTCAAGATCTGA
- the naa25 gene encoding N-alpha-acetyltransferase 25, NatB auxiliary subunit isoform X2: protein MAARGHVQDPNDRRLRPIYDYLDNGNNKMAIQQADKLLKKHKDLHCAKVLKAIGLQRTGKQDEAFTLAQEVATLEPTDDNSLQALTILYREMHRPELVTKLYEAAVKKVPLSEEYHSHLFMAYARVGEYKKMQQAGMALYKIVPKNPYYFWSVMSLVMQAISAQDEKLAQTMFLPLAERMVEKMVKEEKIEAEAEVQLYFMILQRLGKCVEALEVIRGPLGEKLTSELQSRETKCMMLYQRLQQWPECNALAHKLLLKNPDDWQFYPAYFDSLFHLIDQTWSPPEEGEHCSEGAVHHTVAEVVRFVEQRIKGEDGKDSRSLRGPYLARLELMHRLRERGCPEESQLGDPLELMVQFFGKFGDKPCCITDLQIYLHLLSSEHRVQFINRLSEAVPLREQGEEGFTFPEDTKALQRHLCVCQLSRALGLQHSLDVDGKLRLITELKAHYRHGLKFGKNALKTELQFSDMYCLMAAHVYIDLWKETGDENMVWQCLGMLQEGLSNSSSNAQFKLLLLLLFCHLGAFEPVVDLYSSLDAKHVQHDTIGFLLTRYAGSLGQFAAASQSCNFSLRFFHSNQKDTSEYIIQAYKYGAFEKIPEFIALRNRLNQSLHFAQVRTERMLLDLFLEADIVLSLEESVKAMSLSAEEDDIPWDNMRDNRDLTVFTSWDPKERKLTDEHRRRSVEEESVWLRYRSLTLRLLAHLAGLAHAPSQKNSEIATENGVSDKSSILSSLLSQLNQTLQTAAQLAEKHTQYPLLGPPSTRLAPALSNGSCQCQAAALQLSVNLQELETVGLDESLELQTQICNSFKSLVVQLQEILNKCKGDLLEMKDSTLKTWPSLLENLIFFVETVCIVLWMASYCAKILRPLKTSLQKKKKKKKDTNTAQPLVVCGFQELSGSLQDLLTEALEHIKGQETGITALKLASLTLEGYKQDEASFMKDAMDKVQSSYLRSLQEVGDLLKKRAETIKSLKI from the exons ATGGCGGCGAGAGGCCATGTGCAGGACCCCAACGACAGGAGACTCAGACCCATATACG ATTACCTTGATAATGGCAACAATAAAATGGCAATACAGCAGGCGGATAAACTGCTGAAGAAACATAAGGACCTGCACTGTGCCAAG GTTCTGAAGGCTATCGGCCTTCAGAGGACCGGAAAGCAGGATGAAGCTTTCACTTTGGCCCAGGAGGTGGCCACCCTGGAGCCCACTGATGACAACTCACTACAAGCCCTGACTATACTGTACAGAGAGATGCATCGTC CGGAGTTGGTCACCAAGCTGTACGAAGCTGCAGTGAAGAAGGTTCCTCTCAGCGAGGAGTATCACTCTCACCTCTTCATGGCGTACGCTCGTGTCGGGGAGTACAAGAAGATGCAGCAG GCAGGAATGGCCTTGTATAAAATTGTCCCCAAGAATCCCTATTACTTCTGGTCTGTCATGAGTCTGGTGATGCAG GCCATCTCCGCACAAGATGAAAAACTTGCCCAAACCATGTTCCTGCCTCTGGCTGAGCGCATGGTGGAGAAAATGGTAAAAGAAGAGAAGATTGAAGCAGAAGCAGAG GTGCAACTGTATTTTATGATCCTGCAGCGCTTGGGGAAGTGTGTAGAGGCTCTCGAAGTGATCAGGGGCCCACTTGGGG AGAAGCTGACCAGtgagctgcagagcagagaaacCAAGTGTATGATGCTGTACCAGCGACTACAACAGTGGCCAGAGTGCAACGCCTTGGCCCACAAGCTACTACTCAAAAA tcCCGATGATTGGCAGTTTTATCCCGCCTACTTTGACTCTCTCTTCCACCTCATCGACCAGACGTGGAGTCCGCCAGAAGAAGGCGAACA CTGTTCAGAGGGTGCGGTACATCACACTGTGGCTGAAGTGGTGAGGTTTGTGGAACAGAGAATTAAGGGGGAGGACGGCAAAGACTCTCGTTCGCTCAGAGGGCCGTATTTAGCTCGGCTTGAATTAATGCACAGACtcagagaaagaggctgtcCAGAGGAAAGCCAGCTCG GTGATCCTTTAGAGCTAATGGTGCAGTTCTTTGGGAAGTTTGGAGACAAACCCTGCTGCATCACCGACCTACAGATATATCTACACCTGCTCTCTTCTGAACACCGCGTTCAG TTCATTAACCGTCTGAGTGAAGCGGTTCCCCTcagggagcagggagaggagggattCACTTTTCCAGAGGATACCAAAGCGCTGCAGaggcatttgtgtgtgtgtcagctgagcCGAGCACTTGGGCTGCAACACAGTCTCGACGTGGATGGAAAACTGCGGCTTATCACGGAACTCAAGGCTCACTATCGTCACGGCCTCAAGTTTG GGAAGAACGCTCTGAAGACGGAGCTGCAGTTTTCCGATATGTATTGTCTCATGGCAGCTCACGTATACATTGACCTTTGGAAGGAGACTG gggaTGAGAACATGGTGTGGCAGTGTTTGGGTATGCTCCAGGAGGGCCTGTCTAACAGTTCCTCAAACGCCCAGTTCAAgttgctgctcctgctcctcttctgtCACCTGGGAGCCTTTGAGCCTGTAGTGGACCTTTACTCCAGCCTGGATGCCAAGCATGTCCAGCATGACACGATAGG GTTTCTGTTAACACGTTATGCTGGGTCATTGGGGCAGTTTGCAGCAGCCTCCCAGTCCTGCAATTTCTCCCTCAGGTTTTTCCACTCTAATCAGAAAGAT ACCTCAGAGTACATCATCCAGGCGTATAAGTATGGCGCGTTTGAGAAAATCCCAGAGTTCATCGCCCTCAGGAACAGGTTGAATCAATCTCTGCACTTTGCCCAAGTCCGCACTGAGAGGATGCTGCTGGACCTGTTCCTCGAGGCTGATAT TGTGTTGAGTCTGGAGGAAAGTGTGAAGGCCATGTCTTTGTCTGCAGAGGAGGATGACATCCCCTGGGATAATATGAGGGACAACAGAGACCTTACTGTTTTTACCAGCTGGGACCCCAAGGAGAG AAAGCTAACTGACGAGCATCGGCGTCGGTCGGTAGAAGAAGAGTCCGTGTGGCTGAGGTATCGTTCTCTAACACTTCGCCTCCTCGCCCATTTGGCTGGTCTGGCACACGCACCCTCGCAAAAAAACTCAGAGATAGCCACCGAGAACGGAGTCAGTGACAAGAGCTCGATTCTCAGCAGCCTGCTCTCCCAGCTCAATCAGACTCTGCAGACAGCCGCTCAGTTGGCAGAGAAACACA CACAGTATCCACTCCTGGGACCACCCTCCACCCGCCTGGCCCCAGCTCTGTCCAATGGAAGCTGCCAGTGTCAGGCTGCAGCCCTCCAGCTGTCTGTGAACCTACAGGAGCTGGAGACTGTCGGACTTG ATGAGTCGCTGGAGCTTCAAACCCAGATCTGTAACAGTTTCAAATCATTAGTGGTACAGCTACAAG aaatactgaataaatgcaAAGGGGATTTATTGGAAATGAAAGACAGCACATTGAAAACCTGGCCCTCCTTATTAGAAAACCTTATCTTCTTTGTCGAG ACGGTGTGCATAGTTTTGTGGATGGCTAGTTACTGTGCCAAGATCCTCCGACCACTCAAAACTAGTctacagaagaagaaaaagaagaaaaaggacacaaacacagctcag CCACTGGTGGTGTGTGGGTTCCAGGAGCTGTCGGGGAGCTTGCAGGACCTGCTTACTGAGGCTTTGGAGCATATAAAGGGGCAAGAGACTGGCATCACAGCCCTTAAATTAGCCAGTTTAACCTTGGAAGGATACAAACAG GATGAGGCGTCGTTTATGAAGGATGCTATGGACAAGGTGCAGAGCAGCTACCTGCGCTCGCTACAGGAGGTGGGAGATCTGCTCAAAAAGAGAGCAGAAACTATAAAGAGCCTCAAGATCTGA
- the naa25 gene encoding N-alpha-acetyltransferase 25, NatB auxiliary subunit isoform X3, with product MALYKIVPKNPYYFWSVMSLVMQAISAQDEKLAQTMFLPLAERMVEKMVKEEKIEAEAEVQLYFMILQRLGKCVEALEVIRGPLGEKLTSELQSRETKCMMLYQRLQQWPECNALAHKLLLKNPDDWQFYPAYFDSLFHLIDQTWSPPEEGEHCSEGAVHHTVAEVVRFVEQRIKGEDGKDSRSLRGPYLARLELMHRLRERGCPEESQLGDPLELMVQFFGKFGDKPCCITDLQIYLHLLSSEHRVQFINRLSEAVPLREQGEEGFTFPEDTKALQRHLCVCQLSRALGLQHSLDVDGKLRLITELKAHYRHGLKFGKNALKTELQFSDMYCLMAAHVYIDLWKETGDENMVWQCLGMLQEGLSNSSSNAQFKLLLLLLFCHLGAFEPVVDLYSSLDAKHVQHDTIGFLLTRYAGSLGQFAAASQSCNFSLRFFHSNQKDTSEYIIQAYKYGAFEKIPEFIALRNRLNQSLHFAQVRTERMLLDLFLEADIVLSLEESVKAMSLSAEEDDIPWDNMRDNRDLTVFTSWDPKERKLTDEHRRRSVEEESVWLRYRSLTLRLLAHLAGLAHAPSQKNSEIATENGVSDKSSILSSLLSQLNQTLQTAAQLAEKHIQYPLLGPPSTRLAPALSNGSCQCQAAALQLSVNLQELETVGLDESLELQTQICNSFKSLVVQLQEILNKCKGDLLEMKDSTLKTWPSLLENLIFFVETVCIVLWMASYCAKILRPLKTSLQKKKKKKKDTNTAQPLVVCGFQELSGSLQDLLTEALEHIKGQETGITALKLASLTLEGYKQDEASFMKDAMDKVQSSYLRSLQEVGDLLKKRAETIKSLKI from the exons ATGGCCTTGTATAAAATTGTCCCCAAGAATCCCTATTACTTCTGGTCTGTCATGAGTCTGGTGATGCAG GCCATCTCCGCACAAGATGAAAAACTTGCCCAAACCATGTTCCTGCCTCTGGCTGAGCGCATGGTGGAGAAAATGGTAAAAGAAGAGAAGATTGAAGCAGAAGCAGAG GTGCAACTGTATTTTATGATCCTGCAGCGCTTGGGGAAGTGTGTAGAGGCTCTCGAAGTGATCAGGGGCCCACTTGGGG AGAAGCTGACCAGtgagctgcagagcagagaaacCAAGTGTATGATGCTGTACCAGCGACTACAACAGTGGCCAGAGTGCAACGCCTTGGCCCACAAGCTACTACTCAAAAA tcCCGATGATTGGCAGTTTTATCCCGCCTACTTTGACTCTCTCTTCCACCTCATCGACCAGACGTGGAGTCCGCCAGAAGAAGGCGAACA CTGTTCAGAGGGTGCGGTACATCACACTGTGGCTGAAGTGGTGAGGTTTGTGGAACAGAGAATTAAGGGGGAGGACGGCAAAGACTCTCGTTCGCTCAGAGGGCCGTATTTAGCTCGGCTTGAATTAATGCACAGACtcagagaaagaggctgtcCAGAGGAAAGCCAGCTCG GTGATCCTTTAGAGCTAATGGTGCAGTTCTTTGGGAAGTTTGGAGACAAACCCTGCTGCATCACCGACCTACAGATATATCTACACCTGCTCTCTTCTGAACACCGCGTTCAG TTCATTAACCGTCTGAGTGAAGCGGTTCCCCTcagggagcagggagaggagggattCACTTTTCCAGAGGATACCAAAGCGCTGCAGaggcatttgtgtgtgtgtcagctgagcCGAGCACTTGGGCTGCAACACAGTCTCGACGTGGATGGAAAACTGCGGCTTATCACGGAACTCAAGGCTCACTATCGTCACGGCCTCAAGTTTG GGAAGAACGCTCTGAAGACGGAGCTGCAGTTTTCCGATATGTATTGTCTCATGGCAGCTCACGTATACATTGACCTTTGGAAGGAGACTG gggaTGAGAACATGGTGTGGCAGTGTTTGGGTATGCTCCAGGAGGGCCTGTCTAACAGTTCCTCAAACGCCCAGTTCAAgttgctgctcctgctcctcttctgtCACCTGGGAGCCTTTGAGCCTGTAGTGGACCTTTACTCCAGCCTGGATGCCAAGCATGTCCAGCATGACACGATAGG GTTTCTGTTAACACGTTATGCTGGGTCATTGGGGCAGTTTGCAGCAGCCTCCCAGTCCTGCAATTTCTCCCTCAGGTTTTTCCACTCTAATCAGAAAGAT ACCTCAGAGTACATCATCCAGGCGTATAAGTATGGCGCGTTTGAGAAAATCCCAGAGTTCATCGCCCTCAGGAACAGGTTGAATCAATCTCTGCACTTTGCCCAAGTCCGCACTGAGAGGATGCTGCTGGACCTGTTCCTCGAGGCTGATAT TGTGTTGAGTCTGGAGGAAAGTGTGAAGGCCATGTCTTTGTCTGCAGAGGAGGATGACATCCCCTGGGATAATATGAGGGACAACAGAGACCTTACTGTTTTTACCAGCTGGGACCCCAAGGAGAG AAAGCTAACTGACGAGCATCGGCGTCGGTCGGTAGAAGAAGAGTCCGTGTGGCTGAGGTATCGTTCTCTAACACTTCGCCTCCTCGCCCATTTGGCTGGTCTGGCACACGCACCCTCGCAAAAAAACTCAGAGATAGCCACCGAGAACGGAGTCAGTGACAAGAGCTCGATTCTCAGCAGCCTGCTCTCCCAGCTCAATCAGACTCTGCAGACAGCCGCTCAGTTGGCAGAGAAACACATCCAG TATCCACTCCTGGGACCACCCTCCACCCGCCTGGCCCCAGCTCTGTCCAATGGAAGCTGCCAGTGTCAGGCTGCAGCCCTCCAGCTGTCTGTGAACCTACAGGAGCTGGAGACTGTCGGACTTG ATGAGTCGCTGGAGCTTCAAACCCAGATCTGTAACAGTTTCAAATCATTAGTGGTACAGCTACAAG aaatactgaataaatgcaAAGGGGATTTATTGGAAATGAAAGACAGCACATTGAAAACCTGGCCCTCCTTATTAGAAAACCTTATCTTCTTTGTCGAG ACGGTGTGCATAGTTTTGTGGATGGCTAGTTACTGTGCCAAGATCCTCCGACCACTCAAAACTAGTctacagaagaagaaaaagaagaaaaaggacacaaacacagctcag CCACTGGTGGTGTGTGGGTTCCAGGAGCTGTCGGGGAGCTTGCAGGACCTGCTTACTGAGGCTTTGGAGCATATAAAGGGGCAAGAGACTGGCATCACAGCCCTTAAATTAGCCAGTTTAACCTTGGAAGGATACAAACAG GATGAGGCGTCGTTTATGAAGGATGCTATGGACAAGGTGCAGAGCAGCTACCTGCGCTCGCTACAGGAGGTGGGAGATCTGCTCAAAAAGAGAGCAGAAACTATAAAGAGCCTCAAGATCTGA